Below is a window of Demequina muriae DNA.
GTCGCCGCAGTCTTGGTGCCGCCGATGTCGACGGCCAGCACGTGTGTGCTCATCAGGAGGCCGCTGGCAGCATCTCGAGAGACCTCAGGATGGCGGTGATCCTCTCGACGGCATCGGCATCGACCGCCTCCACCGTGTTCGCGACCGTCGCAGTCGCAATGAGGCCCTGCGCCTTCATGGCCGCCTTGAAGGCGCCGACACCGGTGGCGTCACCCGACAGCCCCACGGGCTGAAACACGATCTCGAACAGCTGATTCAAGCGCTCCTGCTCGGCCCGCGCGGTCTCCCAGTCACCCCGGGTGGTCGCGTCCCACAGGCGCACGTAGCCTGCCGCGTCGACATTCGCGAGCCCGGGCACGACCCCGTCAGCGCCCGCAAGCGCCATCGCGTCGACGACCACCTCGTGCCCCGTGAGAAGCTGCAGCGGCCGGCCAGCCGCGGCATTGGCGGCGACCAATCGACGGAAGGCGATATCGTCACCGGACGAGTCCTTCACCCCGTGGAGCACGCCTTCCGTGGCGAGCTGCATGAGCAGGTCCAAGCCCAGCTTCGCGTGGACGCGCACCGGCACGTCGTACGCCCACAACGGCACATCAATCGCTGCCGCCACGGCCCGGAAGTGCGCCGCTACCTCGGTCACAGAGTTGATGGCGTACAGCGGCGCGGTGGTCACGATGGCGTCCACGCCGGTGGCGCAGAGCATCCGCGCCACCTCCGATGTGCGGACGGACGTCAGCTCGATGGCCCCCGAGATGACCGGCACTCGGCCCGATGCCGCATCGACGATCGTGCGCGAGACCGAGACCCGCTGGGCGTCGGTGAGGTAGGCCGTCTCCCCGGTGGAGCCGAGCGCGAACAACCCGTCGACACCCGCGCTGACGAGATGATCGACGAGGCGTTCGAGCGAGCCGTGGTCAATGCTGCCGTCGAGCTTGAGCGGCGTGGCGACGGGAGGGATGACTCCGGAGAATCGGGCGGTCGTGGCGTGAGACATAGTGGGTCCAGTTCTAGGTTGTTCAGGAGAGCGGGTGAGAGGCGAGAAGCGAGGGCGCAGCGCCCAGGAGAGAGCGGGTGTAGTCCGCCGACGGGTGGTCGAAGACCTGAGCGGCGTCGCCGTGCTCGACAGCCTGGCCCGCGTTCATCACGACGATCTCGTCCGAGAGGTAGCGCACCGTCTGAATGTCGTGCGAGATGAACACCATCCCCAGGTCGAGCTCGTTCTTCAGATCCGTCAGCAGGTTGAGGATCTGCGCCCTCACGGACACGTCGAGCGCGGAGGTGGGCTCATCCGCCACGATGACCTGCGGATCCAGCACCAGCGCCCGAGCGATCGCGACGCGCTGACGCTGACCGCCGGATAGCTGGTTGGGGAAAGCATCGAGCGCCGATGCCGGCAGTCCGACCATGCCCAGCAATTCGCTGACTTTCGCGAGGCGCTGACGAGCGTTGCCGACCCCGTGCACCTGGAGCGGATCCAACAGCGCATCCCGCACGGTCATGCGGGGGTTGAGCGCCGTGGCGGGATCCTGGAAGACCACGGACAAGGTCCTACCGAGGCGACGGCGCACGCTGGTCGTGAAGCGCGTCACCTCTTCGCCTCCCAAGACCACCTGCCCCGAGGTGGGCGCCTCCAGGCCGACGAGCACCTTCGCCGCGGTGGACTTGCCCGAGCCGGACTCCCCGACGATGCCGAGCGTGCGGCCGCGGCGCACCGCGATTGAGAGCCCTGCCAGCGCATCGACGTAGTGCGGCCGCAGCAGGCCCGAAGTCCGGGTCTTGTAGCGAACGTGGACGTCTCTCAGTTCAACGATTGCATCGGTCATCGCGGGTCTCCGATCGGCTCTACGGGCGCATCGTCGGGATGCGCGGCGTAATAGTGGTCGGTGCCCGACACCCTGCGCCGCACGGGCGTCACGCCCGCGTGCCGGGCAGGATCCGACGAGCGGGGCGCGAAGCGGTCGCCGGCAGGGAAGTCGCGCGGGGACGGGACAGTCCCCCGCACCTGATGGAGCCGGTCCGATCCGGACTCGATCGACAGCACAGCCCCCAGCAGACCCCGCGTGTATTCGTGGACGGGTTGCGTCAACAGTTCGCGAGTGGTGCCCTGCTCGACCACTTGACCCGCGTACATGACGGTGATGCGGTGAGCCAGCTCCGCGACCAGCGCAAGGTCGTGCGAGACGAACACCATCGCGAAGCCCAACTCTTCGCGCAGTGTGTTGAGGAGCTCGACCACCTGGGCCTGGACGGTGACGTCCAGAGCCGTCGTCGGCTCGTCTGCGATCACCAGGCGGGGATCCCTCGTGAGAGCCATCGCGATGAGAACGCGCTGGCGCTGGCCGCCCGAGAGCTCATGGGGATACGACGACAGCGTGCGCTGTGGATCGAGCCCCACCAGTCGCAGCAGCTCCTCGGCGCTACGGGTTCCGCCGCGCGACGTGAGCTGCTTCATCTGTGACTTGATCAGCATCGCGGGGTTGAGCGAGCTGAGGGCGTCCTGGTAGATCATCGCGATGTCGTGCCCGCGCAGCGCGTTGCGCTCGGCAGCAGACATCGTCAACAGATCCTTGCCGTCGAAGAGGATCCGACCGGTGATGGTCGCCCGCGGGTCCAGCAGGCCCATGATCGCCAGCGACGTGATCGACTTGCCGCATCCCGATTCGCCCACGATCGCGGAAGTCTCTCCGGGCCGGACGGTGAAGTTGACATGGTCGACCACGTGCACGTCGCCATGGCGCGGGAACGAAATCGACAGGTCCTGAACCTCAAGCAGCGGAGGCACATCCGCAGCGCGTTCGAGCCGGTCGGTGCGGGTGAGTTCAATCTCGCGCAGTTGGGCCAAGCGCTCCTCCAGTGGCAGGCCGGGCGTCGTCGCATGCAACGACGCCGCCGTGTCCACACGGTCGGAACCGTCGCCGGTAGCCTCCACGCCGCTGGACTGCGCGCCCGCGAGCGCCTCCGCGCCTTGCCCGGCGGCCGCATCGGACATCGAACGCCGTCTGCGTTCCTTGGGCGCGATCATCGCATCGGTCATGCCTTCGGACAGCAGGTTCAGGCATAGGACCGAGATCATGATGAGCAGGCCCGGGAAGAACGTGGCCCACCATGCGCCGCTCATGATCAGGTTGCGACCGGCAGCGATGACGTTGCCCCATGACGGCGCGGGATCGGGCACCCCTGCACCGAGGAAGGACAGCGACGCCTCGAAGACGATCGCATCGGCCACCAGGATGGTCGCGAACACGAGCACAGGGGCCATGGTGTTGCGGGCCACGTGCCTGACGATCACCCGGGGTGTGGATGCGCCTATCACTCGGACCGCCGCGACATAGTCCTCTCCGTATTGGTCGAGCACGTTGGCGCGCACGATCCGGGTCAGTTGGGGGACGTAGAGGAAGGCGATCGTGAGAATCAGCACCGGCAGCGACTTGCCGAACACCGCCACAAACACTGCGGCCAGGGCGATGCCGGGGAAGGACATCACCACGTCCATGATCCGCATCAGTGTCTCGGAGATCCATTTGGGTGCGGTCGCGGCGATCGAACCCAGCACGACCGCGACTGCCAGCGCGGTGAGAGTCGCACCCAGGCCGATCGTGAGTGAGTAGCGGCCTCCATAGAGCAGGCGCGAGAAGATGTCTCGCCCCTGACGGTCGGTGCCAAACCAGTGCTCGGCGCTAGGAGGACCGACCGGAGGACCGGATGCCAGCGGGTCGTACGGGGCGATCAGGGGAGCGAACAGCGATGCCAGCGCGATGATCGCGAGAAGCACCAGTCCGATGGTCGAGGCAGTGGAGAGCTGGCCCAAGCGCAGGCCCGGGACGGACAGTCGTTCGGTGAGTGTGCGTCGCATGAGATCAGACCGCCCTGATTCGCGGGTTGATGAGTACGTAGAGCAGGTCGACGATGATGTTCATCACGACGAACGCGAGTGCGACCGCGAGCGTGACGCCCTGCACCAGATTGGGCTCGTTGTTGGTCACTCCGTTGAGAATGAGTGTTCCCATCCCGGGGATCGCGAAGATGACCTCGATCACGACTGCTCCACCGAGCAAGTAGCCCACCCGCAGCCCGAGGACGGTGACCGGGGTGATCAGGGCGTTGCGCAACACGTTGCGCCCCACCACCACGCGGCGCGGGACCCCAGCACCAAGGGCGGTGCGCACGTAGTCGCGATCAAGCTCCTCGACCATCGACGTGCGCACCACGCGCGAGAGCTGGCCGATCACCGGTACGGCGAGCGCCAGAGCTGGCAGCGCCATGCGAGAGAGCCATCCGCCGAAGTCCTCGGAAGCAGACGGCAACGGTCCTGATCCTGGAAGAAGGTCGAGCTGCAGCGTGAACAGCTGGATCAGCAGTACTGCGAGCCAGAACGACGGCGTCGAAAGAGAGGCGACGCCGAAGATGCGGATCGCCTGGTCCGGCCACCGGTCGCGGAACACTGCAGCCGTCACGCCCAGGATCGTGGCAACAATCACTGCGACGAAGAGGCCAAGGAACGTGAGCGACAGCGTGATGGGGAAGGCCCGCGCAACTTCGTCGACGACAGGCAGGCTGCGGGCGGAGTAGGACCCAAGGTCGCCTTGGAACAGGCCGACCAGGAAGTCGATGTAGCGAGCGATAAGTGGCTCATTGAGCCCATAGGCCTCGCGGTAGGCCTCGAGCGCCTCGGGTGATGCGGTCTCGCCGAGCGCGGTGCGCGCCGGGTCCACGGGAGAGAAGGACATCACGAAGAAGACGAGGAAGGTGATGCCCAAGAGCATCAGCGGAAGCTGCAGGAGCCTGCGACCGATGAGACGGAGCGTGTTCGACACGGACCGCTCCTTCCTAAGAAGAGGGTGGGGATGCGGAGGGCGCGCGACGAGGAACGCGCGCCCTCCGCATCAGGGTCACTCGGCGGCTACGCCGGTCCCGAGGAAGGACAAGCCAGTGGTCGGCACGGGGGCGAACCCGACCAGCTCATCCGAGTTCCACGCCGTCGGCAGCTTGCGGTGGAACAGCGGGTAAAGGACGGCCTCCTCGGCAATCAGATCGAAGGCCTCGTTCCAGGTCTCCTGCTGCGCGTCGCCCTCTTCCTGTACGGCGGAGTCGAGCAGAGTACGCAACTGCGCGTACTCATCGGAGTCAGACCAGTTGGTGCGACCTTCGGTCCAGACGTTCTCTCCGTACCACCAGTTCATCAACAGGTCGGGGTCACTTCCGAACACCGAAGGGTCGCCCGGGGCGATCATGACGGTGTAGTCGCCCGAGTCGACCTTGGCGTACTGGGCAGCTGACTGGCTGACATCGAGAGTGACGTCGACGCCGATCGCATCGAGCGACTCCTTGATCAGCGGCGCCACTTCCTTGACCCAGCCGGTATCGGTCATCAGCAGGTTGATCGACAGGTCCGTCACGCCGGCCTCCGCAAGCAGGTCCTTCGCCGCGTCCGGGTCGTAGGTGTAGACAGTCGACGCCTCGTTGTAGTTCGGGTAGGTGTCGGGCAGGAACGACTTCGCTGCCGTCGCGTTGCCAAGCATGCCCGTCGAGATGATCTTGTCCATGTCCAACGCGTAGTGGAACGCCTGCCGCACGCGGACATCATCGAAGGGCGCTGCGTCGGTGTTGAACATCATGAACAGCAGTCCGAAGGACTGTGCGCTCTCTACGTCCACGGTCGCGGCGAGTGTGTCGACGTCGATGTAGGGCACGTCCTCCATTGCCTGGATGGTGCCTGTCGACATCGCGGTCGCTCGTGCCGCGGCATCAGCAAGCAGGTTCCAGTTCATGCCGGCCGCCTCCGCTGGGCGCGGGCCGTTGTAGCCCTCGAATGCCTCGAACACCATCTTGTCCTCCGGGACGGCGGAGACCAGGGTGTAGGGGCCAGAACCCACCGGGTTTGCTCCGAAGCCCTCCGGATCGGCTTCGACGAGCGCCTTGGGGACGATCTTGACGATGCCGAGTCGTTCGTTGATGAGCGAGAACGGGAAGTCCGTGGTGATCTGCACCGTGTCCTCGTCCACCGCCGTCACGGTGTCGATGAAGTCGATGTAGGTCGTGAAGAGCGACTCGCTGTTCGGGTCCAGCACGCGTTCGTAGCTGTAAACGACGTCGTCGACGGTGACGGGCTCGCCGTTCTGGAAGGTCGCGCCTTCACGAATGTCGACCTCGTAGGTCGTGTCGTCGATCTTGGTCGGGAAGTCCGCCGCAAGAGCCGCGTAGGGCTCCGTGGTGGCCGGGTCGAGGTCGACCAGGCCCTCGAAGATGTGCCAGTTGGCCGCCACCGTGACCGCGCCGGAGGCGATCATCGGGTCGAAGCTGCCGTTGAGCGTGTAGGAGATTCCCGCTTCGATGATCGCGTTCGGATC
It encodes the following:
- a CDS encoding ABC transporter substrate-binding protein, producing MNTIPTQRRVGRSTAVTAGFLAAALLLAGCAGATTDDASDDASSANSSDIDPNAIIEAGISYTLNGSFDPMIASGAVTVAANWHIFEGLVDLDPATTEPYAALAADFPTKIDDTTYEVDIREGATFQNGEPVTVDDVVYSYERVLDPNSESLFTTYIDFIDTVTAVDEDTVQITTDFPFSLINERLGIVKIVPKALVEADPEGFGANPVGSGPYTLVSAVPEDKMVFEAFEGYNGPRPAEAAGMNWNLLADAAARATAMSTGTIQAMEDVPYIDVDTLAATVDVESAQSFGLLFMMFNTDAAPFDDVRVRQAFHYALDMDKIISTGMLGNATAAKSFLPDTYPNYNEASTVYTYDPDAAKDLLAEAGVTDLSINLLMTDTGWVKEVAPLIKESLDAIGVDVTLDVSQSAAQYAKVDSGDYTVMIAPGDPSVFGSDPDLLMNWWYGENVWTEGRTNWSDSDEYAQLRTLLDSAVQEEGDAQQETWNEAFDLIAEEAVLYPLFHRKLPTAWNSDELVGFAPVPTTGLSFLGTGVAAE
- a CDS encoding ABC transporter ATP-binding protein, with amino-acid sequence MTDAIVELRDVHVRYKTRTSGLLRPHYVDALAGLSIAVRRGRTLGIVGESGSGKSTAAKVLVGLEAPTSGQVVLGGEEVTRFTTSVRRRLGRTLSVVFQDPATALNPRMTVRDALLDPLQVHGVGNARQRLAKVSELLGMVGLPASALDAFPNQLSGGQRQRVAIARALVLDPQVIVADEPTSALDVSVRAQILNLLTDLKNELDLGMVFISHDIQTVRYLSDEIVVMNAGQAVEHGDAAQVFDHPSADYTRSLLGAAPSLLASHPLS
- a CDS encoding dihydrodipicolinate synthase family protein, translating into MSHATTARFSGVIPPVATPLKLDGSIDHGSLERLVDHLVSAGVDGLFALGSTGETAYLTDAQRVSVSRTIVDAASGRVPVISGAIELTSVRTSEVARMLCATGVDAIVTTAPLYAINSVTEVAAHFRAVAAAIDVPLWAYDVPVRVHAKLGLDLLMQLATEGVLHGVKDSSGDDIAFRRLVAANAAAGRPLQLLTGHEVVVDAMALAGADGVVPGLANVDAAGYVRLWDATTRGDWETARAEQERLNQLFEIVFQPVGLSGDATGVGAFKAAMKAQGLIATATVANTVEAVDADAVERITAILRSLEMLPAAS
- a CDS encoding ABC transporter permease, with the translated sequence MSNTLRLIGRRLLQLPLMLLGITFLVFFVMSFSPVDPARTALGETASPEALEAYREAYGLNEPLIARYIDFLVGLFQGDLGSYSARSLPVVDEVARAFPITLSLTFLGLFVAVIVATILGVTAAVFRDRWPDQAIRIFGVASLSTPSFWLAVLLIQLFTLQLDLLPGSGPLPSASEDFGGWLSRMALPALALAVPVIGQLSRVVRTSMVEELDRDYVRTALGAGVPRRVVVGRNVLRNALITPVTVLGLRVGYLLGGAVVIEVIFAIPGMGTLILNGVTNNEPNLVQGVTLAVALAFVVMNIIVDLLYVLINPRIRAV
- a CDS encoding dipeptide/oligopeptide/nickel ABC transporter permease/ATP-binding protein, with translation MRRTLTERLSVPGLRLGQLSTASTIGLVLLAIIALASLFAPLIAPYDPLASGPPVGPPSAEHWFGTDRQGRDIFSRLLYGGRYSLTIGLGATLTALAVAVVLGSIAATAPKWISETLMRIMDVVMSFPGIALAAVFVAVFGKSLPVLILTIAFLYVPQLTRIVRANVLDQYGEDYVAAVRVIGASTPRVIVRHVARNTMAPVLVFATILVADAIVFEASLSFLGAGVPDPAPSWGNVIAAGRNLIMSGAWWATFFPGLLIMISVLCLNLLSEGMTDAMIAPKERRRRSMSDAAAGQGAEALAGAQSSGVEATGDGSDRVDTAASLHATTPGLPLEERLAQLREIELTRTDRLERAADVPPLLEVQDLSISFPRHGDVHVVDHVNFTVRPGETSAIVGESGCGKSITSLAIMGLLDPRATITGRILFDGKDLLTMSAAERNALRGHDIAMIYQDALSSLNPAMLIKSQMKQLTSRGGTRSAEELLRLVGLDPQRTLSSYPHELSGGQRQRVLIAMALTRDPRLVIADEPTTALDVTVQAQVVELLNTLREELGFAMVFVSHDLALVAELAHRITVMYAGQVVEQGTTRELLTQPVHEYTRGLLGAVLSIESGSDRLHQVRGTVPSPRDFPAGDRFAPRSSDPARHAGVTPVRRRVSGTDHYYAAHPDDAPVEPIGDPR